From one Methanomassiliicoccales archaeon genomic stretch:
- a CDS encoding fibrillarin-like rRNA/tRNA 2'-O-methyltransferase: MSEAKLPIETTAFPGVFRSGEMLLTRNLTPGRRVYGERLFSQDDLEYREWVPDRSKLSAYLRKGGKCFPFLHDSHVLYLGAASGTTSSHVSDLVPEGRVYCVEISPRSFRDLVGVCEGRPNMMPILGDATKPDDLAFLVERADVVYQDVAQKNQAGIFAKAMKRFPAKWGMLAVKSRSEDMRREPREIFQESAELLIREGLKVREMVELAPFEKDHAMIVVERP, encoded by the coding sequence ATGAGCGAGGCTAAACTGCCCATCGAGACCACCGCGTTCCCTGGAGTGTTCCGTTCCGGCGAGATGCTGTTGACCCGGAACCTGACCCCTGGACGGAGGGTTTACGGGGAGAGGCTCTTCTCTCAGGATGACCTTGAATATAGGGAATGGGTGCCGGACCGAAGCAAACTGTCCGCCTATCTTAGGAAGGGGGGTAAGTGCTTTCCTTTCTTGCATGATTCCCACGTCCTTTACCTGGGGGCTGCTAGCGGCACCACCTCCAGCCATGTCTCCGATCTAGTGCCTGAAGGACGGGTCTATTGCGTGGAGATATCCCCCAGGTCCTTCCGAGACCTGGTCGGGGTCTGCGAAGGACGACCTAACATGATGCCCATACTTGGGGACGCCACCAAACCGGACGATCTGGCATTCCTGGTGGAAAGGGCGGACGTGGTCTACCAGGACGTAGCCCAGAAGAACCAAGCCGGCATCTTCGCCAAGGCCATGAAGCGGTTCCCAGCGAAATGGGGCATGTTGGCAGTGAAGTCTCGTTCGGAGGACATGAGACGGGAACCGCGCGAGATCTTTCAAGAGAGCGCCGAACTGCTCATACGAGAAGGTCTGAAAGTCAGGGAAATGGTGGAGCTAGCTCCTTTCGAAAAGGACCATGCCATGATCGTTGTGGAAAGACCGTGA
- the mtnA gene encoding S-methyl-5-thioribose-1-phosphate isomerase — protein MKIVIDGAVREMRAVWYEEGAVHMLDQKLLPHKVQVVKMTTHHQVAEAIRDMTVRGAPAIGVAAAYGMLLASNNREDLEAATKELKGTRPTAFDLFFAVDHMKAKIAAGIDPIRAADDYADTIVERCRRIGEHGERLIKDGDRIMTHCNAGALATVDWGTALAPIREAWRKGKEIFVYVSETRPRLQGMKLTAFELMNEGIPHAIIPDGASGHFMREGVDLIIVGADRIAANGDFANKIGTYEKAVLAKELGVPFYTAAPLSTFDLSIERGEDIPIEYRGEEEVTMIDGVRIAPIGSRALNPGFDVTPSKYLSGIITENGVLDPKDIRESLKGARL, from the coding sequence ATGAAGATCGTCATAGATGGTGCGGTTCGCGAGATGCGAGCGGTCTGGTATGAGGAGGGTGCTGTGCACATGTTGGATCAAAAGCTCCTCCCCCATAAGGTCCAAGTGGTCAAGATGACCACCCACCACCAGGTAGCTGAGGCCATCCGGGACATGACCGTCCGGGGCGCCCCGGCCATTGGTGTGGCAGCGGCCTACGGAATGCTCTTGGCATCAAACAATCGAGAGGACCTAGAGGCGGCTACCAAAGAGCTCAAAGGGACCCGACCGACGGCCTTCGATCTGTTCTTCGCCGTCGATCATATGAAAGCTAAGATCGCTGCTGGCATCGATCCTATCAGGGCCGCGGATGATTATGCTGACACAATAGTGGAACGCTGCAGGCGCATCGGTGAACATGGTGAGCGCCTCATTAAGGACGGCGACCGCATCATGACCCACTGCAACGCCGGAGCCCTAGCCACAGTGGATTGGGGAACCGCCCTGGCACCGATACGTGAAGCGTGGCGCAAGGGCAAAGAGATATTCGTCTACGTTTCGGAGACTAGACCGAGGCTCCAGGGAATGAAGCTCACGGCCTTCGAACTAATGAACGAAGGTATACCCCACGCCATAATCCCTGACGGTGCCTCTGGCCACTTCATGCGGGAAGGTGTCGACCTTATCATAGTCGGTGCGGACCGCATAGCGGCCAATGGCGATTTCGCCAATAAGATAGGGACATACGAGAAAGCGGTGCTGGCCAAGGAACTAGGAGTGCCGTTCTACACTGCCGCCCCTCTCTCGACCTTCGACCTTTCAATAGAAAGGGGGGAGGACATCCCCATCGAGTACCGTGGCGAGGAAGAGGTGACGATGATCGACGGAGTGAGGATAGCTCCCATAGGCTCCAGGGCATTGAACCCCGGGTTCGATGTGACCCCAAGTAAATATCTGAGCGGGATAATCACTGAGAACGGGGTGCTTGATCCCAAGGACATACGAGAGAGTTTGAAGGGTGCACGGCTATGA
- a CDS encoding ArsR family transcriptional regulator, with protein sequence MTIILPSRSSDFDVYSTTTGLRQISNPVRQKILSELQRRDLSLSEIAVLTSKAQSTLSVHLDKMVKEGLIGYRDDPNDNRRKIFYVISRPVGSSVVPREELKKAVSNTIGRSIGTPSTFLKGTIRSIVIGMEAIGFNMDPILKDIGRQMGAEISTRMKATDVEGLIHEIKDFYLAHELGELVVFSLHPVTLIIRDEYDCSKAPDVGRTLCLLNEGMLEAIFEERLNMPLRVVEKDTFGVGFNMCKYVIEPSL encoded by the coding sequence TTGACGATTATTTTGCCCAGCAGGTCCTCCGATTTTGACGTTTATTCTACAACCACCGGTCTCCGGCAGATATCAAACCCGGTCCGGCAGAAGATATTGAGCGAACTGCAACGAAGGGACCTGAGCTTGAGCGAGATCGCAGTTCTTACTAGTAAGGCCCAAAGCACTCTTTCCGTCCACCTGGATAAGATGGTCAAGGAAGGGTTGATCGGATATCGGGACGATCCCAACGACAACCGCCGCAAGATATTCTATGTCATCTCCCGCCCCGTGGGCAGTTCGGTGGTCCCCAGGGAGGAGCTCAAGAAGGCGGTGTCCAACACCATAGGCCGATCCATCGGTACACCCAGCACATTCCTCAAGGGCACCATACGGTCCATCGTCATAGGGATGGAGGCCATCGGGTTCAACATGGACCCTATCTTAAAGGACATCGGACGGCAGATGGGGGCTGAGATATCAACGCGTATGAAGGCCACCGATGTCGAGGGGCTCATACACGAGATCAAGGACTTTTATTTAGCTCACGAGCTTGGCGAGTTGGTCGTGTTCTCCCTACACCCAGTTACTCTGATCATCAGGGATGAGTACGATTGTTCCAAGGCACCGGACGTGGGCAGAACGCTGTGTCTGTTGAACGAGGGTATGCTTGAGGCCATCTTCGAAGAGAGGCTGAACATGCCCCTCAGGGTGGTTGAGAAGGACACCTTCGGTGTTGGTTTCAACATGTGCAAGTACGTGATCGAACCGTCGCTCTGA
- a CDS encoding DHH family phosphoesterase has translation MDGSVQLPENLLTRFSNAANAVRKCTEARVFSHNDADGIGAASVLTSMLARSGKGCQTSMLKGFDFKTIEEGVVSGVDLLIVADMGSGNLSQLESLGLQTIVLDHHRQERDSDKLHHLNPSVFKVDGARYACASTLSMLLAVTVDEMNWDLLPLAFTGMVGDRQHQQGLSGVNAHLYAGGSAKGLVQEKKGSLLLPGPVGESLARSTHPFIRGVSGDPQGVAQLLNEAGLHGETTWDALDEGGRRKLSSLVSLKLLEQGGTLGGLEDTLAPDYFFPNDNSRAGHMTRLVNACGRVGETALGLAVLLGEEEAQDKAGSLAHDYDEMLLSSVKRTVERGLSKETAIQYFESPHKEVSSELCGIIMQWVGDQDKATICLTRIDNEFKVSSRGTRKLVDKDGLDLSVAMRDAAATVGGVGGGHNIASGATFPLGKEIDFIQALDDIVSKQMGRTTAK, from the coding sequence ATGGACGGCTCCGTCCAATTGCCCGAAAACCTCTTAACCCGCTTTTCCAACGCGGCCAATGCAGTGCGTAAGTGCACCGAGGCCCGCGTATTTTCTCATAACGACGCCGATGGCATTGGTGCCGCTAGCGTGCTCACGTCCATGCTCGCACGTTCGGGCAAGGGATGTCAGACCTCCATGCTCAAAGGGTTTGATTTTAAGACGATCGAGGAGGGGGTAGTGTCCGGGGTCGACCTGCTGATCGTGGCCGATATGGGCTCCGGCAACTTGAGCCAGCTGGAATCACTAGGTTTACAGACGATCGTACTGGATCACCACCGGCAAGAGAGGGACTCCGACAAGTTGCATCACCTGAACCCTTCGGTGTTCAAGGTGGATGGAGCCCGGTACGCCTGCGCCAGCACCCTTTCCATGCTTTTGGCGGTGACGGTAGATGAAATGAACTGGGACTTGCTGCCATTGGCCTTCACGGGCATGGTGGGGGACCGACAGCACCAACAGGGATTGAGCGGGGTCAACGCCCACCTCTATGCAGGAGGTAGCGCAAAAGGACTGGTGCAGGAAAAGAAGGGTTCCCTATTGCTTCCCGGTCCGGTGGGTGAAAGCCTAGCGCGCTCCACACATCCTTTCATCAGAGGGGTCAGTGGAGATCCCCAAGGGGTCGCACAGCTGCTGAATGAGGCAGGACTGCACGGTGAGACGACCTGGGATGCTTTGGACGAGGGGGGACGACGCAAACTGTCATCGCTGGTGTCACTCAAACTCCTGGAACAGGGAGGAACCCTAGGAGGTCTGGAGGATACCTTAGCCCCGGACTACTTCTTTCCCAATGACAACTCCCGGGCCGGCCATATGACCAGATTGGTCAACGCCTGCGGGCGGGTGGGTGAGACCGCCCTTGGACTGGCCGTCCTGTTGGGCGAGGAAGAGGCCCAGGATAAAGCTGGGTCCTTGGCCCACGATTACGACGAGATGCTGCTGTCCTCGGTCAAGAGGACGGTGGAGAGGGGTTTGTCCAAGGAAACCGCCATCCAATACTTCGAATCACCGCATAAGGAGGTCTCCAGCGAACTGTGCGGCATTATCATGCAGTGGGTAGGGGACCAGGATAAGGCCACCATATGCCTGACCAGAATAGACAATGAGTTCAAGGTCTCGTCGAGGGGGACCAGGAAGTTGGTGGACAAGGACGGTCTGGACCTTTCGGTCGCTATGCGGGACGCGGCGGCGACGGTCGGAGGGGTCGGTGGCGGACATAATATCGCCAGTGGGGCCACGTTCCCCTTGGGGAAGGAGATCGATTTCATTCAGGCCTTGGATGATATCGTCTCAAAACAGATGGGGCGGACTACCGCCAAGTGA
- a CDS encoding bifunctional N(6)-L-threonylcarbamoyladenine synthase/serine/threonine protein kinase — protein sequence MYCLGIEGTAHTVGVGIVDQNGNVLANEMEMYRPVEGGIHPREAANHHAERLVPLVHLAIERSGLSFKDIDLVCFSKGPGLGPCLRTVATGARALSLSLGVPIMGVNHCISHLEIGRIKTLAQDPVLLYASGGNTQVIAFANGRYRIFGETLDIGIGNMLDKLGREIGLGYYAGPKIEKAAAQGSKLLDLPYSVKGMDMAFSGILTAAVAHRNRGERVEDVCYSVQETCFAMLTEVTERAMAHIEKDEVLLGGGVVQNKRLQKMVQEMAEARGARMYVPDRTLCMDNGAMIAWTGIMMHRSGIRHSLESTVVDQRFRTDQVNVTWR from the coding sequence ATGTACTGCCTGGGGATAGAGGGCACCGCCCACACAGTGGGGGTGGGTATCGTGGACCAGAACGGAAATGTGCTGGCGAACGAGATGGAGATGTATCGTCCGGTCGAGGGCGGTATTCATCCCCGGGAAGCGGCCAACCATCATGCCGAACGTTTAGTGCCCCTTGTCCACCTGGCAATCGAACGTTCTGGATTGTCCTTCAAGGACATCGACCTGGTATGTTTCTCCAAAGGTCCGGGGCTCGGTCCCTGTCTACGTACCGTGGCAACGGGTGCCAGGGCCCTCTCTCTAAGTCTAGGTGTCCCGATAATGGGCGTCAACCACTGCATCTCACACCTGGAGATCGGAAGAATAAAGACGCTGGCCCAGGACCCGGTTCTGTTGTACGCCTCCGGTGGCAACACTCAGGTGATCGCTTTCGCCAACGGCCGTTACCGCATATTCGGAGAGACGTTGGACATCGGCATCGGAAATATGCTGGACAAACTCGGTCGCGAGATCGGTCTGGGCTACTACGCCGGTCCAAAGATCGAAAAGGCCGCTGCTCAAGGGAGCAAGTTGCTGGACCTGCCCTATTCAGTAAAGGGTATGGACATGGCATTTTCCGGCATTTTAACGGCGGCGGTCGCTCATCGTAACCGTGGTGAGCGTGTGGAGGATGTCTGCTACAGCGTGCAAGAGACCTGCTTCGCCATGCTCACCGAGGTGACGGAACGCGCTATGGCCCACATCGAGAAGGATGAGGTCCTGCTGGGCGGAGGCGTGGTGCAGAACAAGCGCCTGCAGAAAATGGTCCAGGAAATGGCCGAGGCTCGTGGAGCCCGTATGTACGTTCCCGACCGCACCTTGTGCATGGACAATGGGGCTATGATCGCTTGGACCGGAATAATGATGCATCGATCTGGCATAAGGCATTCATTGGAGTCGACCGTGGTTGACCAACGATTCCGTACCGATCAGGTCAATGTCACTTGGCGGTAG
- a CDS encoding PEP/pyruvate-binding domain-containing protein, with the protein MSEDIISLSGKGEVKDIGGKARNLTDLMADGFPVPEGIVIGTAAYERFLNANGLRPRIEEILRTLDHSDGLKVARCAESIRGWVLSTKMEKGLVDNLHMEMSTLGPEGLWAVRSSAIAEDLEQASFAGQQDTFLNVSLELVSDHIKKCWASYWNDRAINYRHDNKIGHLDSGMAVIVQRMVNADSSGIMFTSDPVSGEERIIIESSWGLGESIASGLVTPDRFVCDPRTGELRESVIGSKAKAIFLSPEGEKVVDVPAAEQKRASLSRANVEKVAKLGRALQEHMGSPQDIEWAAEGDKIYLLQSRPITTIGGDHTLWTRAYGDEYWADVTSPLFFSVLGPWLTKYVNWEGSAIMGYYELTDKELLHIHKGHVYFNAEVLEGMLVYNPKFSRTKELLNYFPEKDQARIANAKTRTFRRLLAEVRIALLDRDGVILSTDKAYKKWASGFLEWAETFDAMDLTEIPDEKLEDLVWEMERRIVKHYRLIRYGMVTHSIGTNMMVKRWLQDWLNDSSGALYSRVISGLKGNKTIETNIALNKLADVARDDPYVRGNVLGLSSREMTAKMNDDPKMSGYREEFVSFLTDYGHRSHTRELYFPRWGDDPRLVADIVRSLVSSSRLDLKEMERRRIKEREEAEKDILAKIRDLDKGYFKAGIFRIVMHFAQTYLIFRENQRYFLDHILYRERRIYMEFSRRFLSKGWIGEGEDIFFLSKEEIFALAKGIGKEALAMIPERKNVFHQWKGELPPKFLKGSVEFDDTVVVTGSAVRLTGTSASPGIASGPVRVVESIEQLSEVKEGEILITSNTDPGWTAVFSKIGGLITETGGILSHGAVVSREYGIPAVTAVKSATKIFITGQWITLDGNEGLIYIREG; encoded by the coding sequence TTGAGCGAGGACATCATTTCATTATCTGGAAAAGGGGAGGTCAAGGACATCGGCGGGAAAGCTCGCAACCTGACGGACCTAATGGCCGACGGGTTCCCGGTCCCTGAGGGGATCGTCATCGGTACCGCAGCCTACGAACGGTTCCTGAACGCCAATGGACTAAGGCCGCGCATCGAAGAGATACTACGGACCCTGGATCACAGCGACGGTCTGAAGGTGGCACGCTGTGCGGAATCGATCCGCGGATGGGTGCTATCGACGAAAATGGAAAAAGGGTTGGTGGACAACCTTCACATGGAGATGTCAACCCTTGGACCAGAGGGCCTATGGGCGGTTCGTTCGTCGGCCATCGCAGAGGACCTGGAGCAGGCATCCTTCGCCGGCCAGCAGGACACCTTTCTGAACGTTTCCCTTGAACTTGTAAGCGACCATATCAAAAAGTGCTGGGCCTCATATTGGAACGACCGGGCGATCAACTACCGTCACGACAATAAGATAGGACATCTGGACTCCGGTATGGCCGTCATAGTCCAACGCATGGTCAATGCTGACTCCTCGGGCATCATGTTCACATCAGACCCTGTCAGCGGAGAGGAGCGCATCATCATAGAATCGAGCTGGGGATTGGGAGAGTCGATCGCCTCCGGCCTGGTGACGCCGGACCGTTTCGTCTGCGACCCTCGAACCGGCGAGCTTAGGGAATCCGTCATCGGCAGTAAGGCCAAGGCCATTTTCCTCTCCCCCGAAGGGGAGAAGGTGGTGGACGTTCCTGCCGCTGAGCAGAAGCGAGCCTCCCTGAGCCGAGCGAACGTGGAGAAGGTCGCCAAACTGGGGCGTGCCCTTCAGGAACATATGGGGAGCCCACAGGACATCGAATGGGCGGCCGAGGGGGATAAGATATATCTGCTACAGTCCCGCCCGATCACCACCATCGGCGGGGACCACACCTTGTGGACCCGAGCCTATGGTGATGAGTATTGGGCGGACGTTACCTCGCCCTTGTTCTTTTCCGTTTTGGGACCATGGTTGACCAAGTACGTCAATTGGGAAGGCAGCGCCATCATGGGCTATTACGAGCTGACCGATAAAGAACTACTACACATCCACAAAGGACACGTTTATTTCAACGCCGAGGTACTGGAGGGAATGCTGGTCTACAACCCTAAGTTCTCACGCACCAAAGAACTGCTCAATTACTTCCCGGAAAAGGATCAGGCTCGCATAGCTAACGCCAAGACCAGGACGTTCAGGAGGTTGCTGGCGGAGGTCAGGATCGCCCTGCTGGACCGGGATGGCGTCATACTTAGCACCGACAAGGCCTATAAGAAATGGGCCTCTGGCTTCTTGGAATGGGCCGAGACCTTCGATGCCATGGACCTAACGGAGATACCGGACGAGAAGCTGGAAGACCTTGTGTGGGAAATGGAACGGCGGATCGTAAAGCATTATCGCCTTATTCGTTACGGAATGGTGACCCACTCCATAGGCACCAACATGATGGTCAAACGCTGGCTGCAGGATTGGCTAAATGATAGCTCAGGTGCTCTCTACTCCAGGGTGATCAGCGGCCTTAAGGGCAATAAGACCATCGAGACCAATATAGCGCTCAATAAACTAGCCGATGTGGCAAGGGATGACCCATACGTTCGAGGCAACGTCCTTGGTCTGAGCTCCAGGGAGATGACGGCCAAGATGAATGATGACCCCAAGATGAGCGGTTATCGGGAAGAGTTCGTTTCTTTCCTCACAGATTACGGTCATCGCTCGCATACCAGGGAGCTGTACTTTCCTCGCTGGGGCGACGATCCTCGATTGGTCGCGGACATCGTACGTTCGCTGGTGTCCTCATCCCGCTTGGACCTGAAGGAAATGGAAAGACGCAGGATCAAGGAGAGGGAGGAAGCGGAGAAGGACATCCTTGCCAAGATAAGGGACCTCGATAAGGGCTACTTCAAGGCCGGCATATTCCGCATCGTCATGCATTTCGCTCAGACCTACCTTATATTCCGGGAGAACCAGCGCTACTTCCTTGACCATATTTTGTACAGAGAGCGGAGGATATACATGGAATTCTCCCGAAGGTTCTTGTCCAAGGGCTGGATAGGAGAAGGAGAGGACATATTCTTCCTGAGCAAAGAGGAGATATTCGCCCTGGCCAAAGGGATCGGTAAGGAAGCGTTGGCGATGATACCGGAGCGCAAGAATGTGTTCCATCAGTGGAAGGGAGAGCTTCCGCCCAAGTTCCTGAAGGGGAGTGTAGAGTTCGACGATACCGTTGTGGTGACCGGGAGCGCGGTCAGGCTCACGGGGACATCTGCAAGTCCGGGGATAGCCTCCGGCCCGGTGCGGGTGGTTGAGTCGATAGAACAGCTCTCCGAGGTGAAAGAGGGGGAGATCCTCATCACTTCCAACACAGACCCCGGATGGACCGCGGTCTTTTCCAAGATCGGGGGGCTCATTACAGAGACTGGCGGTATCCTTTCCCATGGAGCTGTGGTTTCCAGGGAATACGGAATTCCGGCAGTGACCGCGGTCAAGAGCGCCACAAAAATATTCATAACAGGTCAGTGGATAACCCTTGACGGCAACGAAGGCTTGATCTATATCAGGGAAGGATGA
- a CDS encoding GNAT family N-acetyltransferase: MIDLMWEMRRDLDWLYGETTIDPPPSDQFRSPLAGFLLVSLNGKAVGCGAIKPWDETTAEFKRLFVTPRMGRKGIARLIMNGLERKAIELYSSLGYRRFPCEERKKWSPWSICFEKWL, translated from the coding sequence ATGATCGATCTGATGTGGGAGATGCGAAGAGATCTCGACTGGCTCTATGGAGAGACGACCATCGACCCTCCCCCTTCGGATCAATTCCGTTCGCCCTTGGCGGGATTCCTATTGGTATCGTTGAACGGTAAGGCGGTGGGGTGCGGAGCGATAAAACCTTGGGATGAGACCACCGCCGAGTTCAAGCGTTTGTTCGTGACCCCGAGGATGGGGCGCAAGGGGATAGCGCGTCTCATCATGAACGGGTTGGAGAGGAAAGCCATCGAACTGTACTCATCGCTCGGTTATCGGCGCTTTCCTTGCGAAGAACGAAAGAAATGGTCACCATGGAGCATATGTTTCGAGAAATGGCTGTGA
- a CDS encoding NAD(+)/NADH kinase, protein MKFGMSVNMDIPDAPRIARKAIDLLEGHEVLLENEMAQRFKVKGHRIDDMDVDIMVTVGGDGTILRALQHNKAPMFGINAGDLGFLTVVSEEEMEEGIDNLLNDNYELEWRTKLQTVVGGRRMLDAMNEAVLHTAHVAKIRHFQVFVDGEMAVNVRADGIVVATPTGSTCYAMSLGAPLIDPRVEALVIAPMAPFKFAARPLVVPASSRISVQIVRPKECVVVVDGQQEMMMAGNETVEFQAAPDKARFVNFGKGFYARTREKLMGALC, encoded by the coding sequence ATGAAGTTCGGTATGAGCGTGAACATGGACATTCCCGATGCCCCGCGCATTGCAAGGAAAGCGATCGATCTCCTTGAAGGACACGAGGTGCTGCTGGAAAATGAGATGGCCCAGCGATTCAAGGTCAAAGGGCACCGCATCGATGATATGGACGTTGACATAATGGTCACCGTGGGCGGTGACGGCACCATCCTGCGTGCACTGCAGCACAATAAGGCACCGATGTTCGGTATCAACGCTGGTGATCTAGGATTTCTGACGGTGGTTTCGGAGGAAGAGATGGAAGAGGGGATCGACAACCTCCTGAACGACAATTACGAATTGGAGTGGAGGACAAAGCTGCAGACCGTGGTCGGGGGCAGACGCATGCTCGACGCAATGAACGAGGCGGTGCTGCACACGGCCCATGTGGCCAAGATCCGCCACTTCCAGGTGTTCGTGGACGGGGAGATGGCTGTCAACGTGCGAGCGGACGGGATCGTGGTGGCGACCCCGACCGGCTCCACCTGTTACGCCATGAGCCTGGGGGCTCCCCTCATCGACCCACGGGTGGAGGCGCTTGTCATCGCCCCTATGGCCCCGTTCAAGTTCGCCGCTCGCCCATTGGTGGTACCGGCCAGTAGTCGTATATCAGTGCAGATAGTCCGGCCGAAGGAGTGCGTGGTCGTGGTCGATGGGCAACAGGAGATGATGATGGCCGGGAATGAGACCGTGGAGTTCCAGGCAGCGCCCGATAAGGCTCGTTTCGTCAATTTCGGCAAAGGTTTTTACGCCCGCACACGTGAAAAGCTCATGGGGGCGTTGTGCTGA
- a CDS encoding inositol monophosphatase family protein — protein sequence MKETLYWLAEKVAGEIDGHCEFEERAEEVSMGADGTPTCRIDQVAEEALLRMMDERNVPLNVLSEEAGFIDRGFDRTLIMDPVDGTYNALMGIPFYSVSLAVGTKSMNDVTHGIVRNLVTEDTFYAEKGKGATWNGRTIHARPFQQDGSVLMVYLGKFSSKATNAVVHKARRTRSMGCSSLEMCLVAAGLADGFYLNSEIYARSLRVVDIAASALILREAGGELYDMNGSVLDMPLDLKSRANTLAVGDPEALRWLL from the coding sequence ATGAAGGAGACATTGTATTGGCTGGCCGAGAAGGTGGCCGGTGAGATCGATGGCCACTGCGAGTTCGAAGAAAGGGCAGAAGAGGTGAGCATGGGGGCGGATGGCACCCCCACCTGCCGTATCGACCAGGTGGCCGAAGAAGCTCTTCTTAGGATGATGGACGAGAGGAATGTCCCCCTCAATGTGCTTAGCGAGGAGGCTGGCTTCATCGATCGTGGTTTTGATCGAACATTGATCATGGACCCTGTCGATGGCACATACAACGCCTTGATGGGCATACCGTTCTACAGCGTTTCCTTGGCCGTGGGGACAAAGAGCATGAACGATGTGACCCACGGCATCGTACGCAACCTGGTCACCGAGGATACTTTCTACGCGGAGAAGGGGAAAGGGGCCACTTGGAACGGGCGTACCATCCACGCTCGCCCATTCCAACAGGACGGATCGGTGCTCATGGTCTATCTAGGAAAATTTTCTTCCAAGGCCACCAACGCTGTGGTCCATAAGGCACGGCGGACCCGTTCGATGGGGTGCTCCTCTTTGGAGATGTGCCTGGTGGCTGCCGGCCTGGCTGACGGCTTCTATCTCAATTCCGAGATCTATGCGAGGTCCTTGCGAGTGGTGGACATAGCCGCCAGTGCATTGATCCTTAGGGAGGCCGGTGGGGAGCTCTACGATATGAACGGGTCCGTGCTGGATATGCCGTTGGACCTCAAGTCCAGAGCGAACACGCTGGCAGTTGGCGACCCCGAGGCTCTGAGGTGGTTACTATGA
- a CDS encoding NUDIX domain-containing protein, translating into MKLPNVYGIGFKGDLFLMVYNPKRVGWEMPGGKLEDMETPLEGVRREFLEECGFDFQVLDCRPMGPVVVFAGLLGEHRGDSEMGWELMDELPDNLAFPECEYREQIAWARKAVFSKLGMSRTLK; encoded by the coding sequence ATGAAACTGCCCAATGTCTACGGTATCGGTTTCAAGGGCGACCTCTTCCTGATGGTCTACAATCCCAAGAGGGTAGGGTGGGAAATGCCAGGAGGAAAATTGGAAGATATGGAGACCCCGTTGGAGGGGGTGCGGAGGGAGTTCCTCGAGGAATGCGGATTTGACTTTCAGGTCCTGGACTGCCGACCCATGGGACCGGTGGTGGTCTTCGCTGGTCTGTTGGGAGAGCATAGAGGGGACAGTGAAATGGGCTGGGAGCTGATGGACGAGCTGCCAGACAATCTGGCTTTCCCGGAATGCGAATATCGGGAGCAGATTGCTTGGGCCAGGAAGGCGGTGTTTTCCAAGCTGGGCATGAGTCGAACTCTTAAATAG
- a CDS encoding 30S ribosomal protein S15: MARMHARRRGSSRSRRPLITENPEWVPLSKDEVMEMVVKLGKEGMTSSKIGLVLRDQHAVPSVKLSTDKSVMEILHENDLSPKLPEDLMALMRKAINLNIHVQNGNRGDIANRRGLQLVESKIRRLVKYYKRLDILPKDWNYSLKKAELLIE, translated from the coding sequence ATGGCAAGAATGCACGCCAGGAGAAGGGGCTCTTCCCGTTCCCGAAGACCTTTGATCACGGAGAACCCAGAATGGGTACCTCTGTCCAAGGACGAGGTAATGGAGATGGTGGTCAAACTAGGAAAGGAAGGTATGACCAGTTCCAAGATCGGATTGGTATTGAGGGACCAGCACGCTGTGCCCAGCGTCAAGCTGTCTACCGACAAGTCGGTGATGGAGATCCTCCACGAGAACGACCTGTCCCCGAAGCTTCCCGAGGACCTTATGGCTCTGATGAGAAAGGCCATAAATCTGAACATTCACGTTCAGAACGGCAACCGCGGTGACATCGCAAACCGCCGGGGCCTGCAGCTGGTGGAGTCCAAGATCAGAAGGCTTGTGAAGTACTACAAGCGCTTGGACATCCTGCCCAAGGATTGGAACTACTCCTTGAAGAAAGCTGAGCTGCTCATCGAGTGA